A genomic region of Tamandua tetradactyla isolate mTamTet1 chromosome 2, mTamTet1.pri, whole genome shotgun sequence contains the following coding sequences:
- the EVA1B gene encoding protein eva-1 homolog B, protein MDAPKRDMELLSNSLAAYAHIRANPESFGLYFVLGICFGLLLTLCLLVISISCAPRPRPRGPAPRRDPRSSTLEPEDDDDDEEEDTVTRLGPDDTLPGPELSPEPDGPLSVNVFTSAEELERAQRLEERERILREIWRTGQPDLLGAGTLGPSPSAAGTMGRMHYY, encoded by the exons ATGGACGCCCCCAAAAGGGACATGGAGTTGCTCAGCAACAGCCTGGCGGCCTACGCACACATCCGCG CTAACCCCGAGAGCTTTGGCCTCTATTTCGTGCTGGGCATCTGCTTCGGCCTGCTGCTGACCCTGTGCCTACTAGTCATCAGCATCTCCTGCGCGCCCCGCCCGCGGCCCCGGGGCCCCGCTCCACGCCGCGACCCCCGCAGCAGCACCCTCGAGCCCGAGGATGACGATGACGACGAGGAAGAGGACACGGTGACGCGGCTGGGCCCCGACGACACGCTGCCGGGCCCTGAGCTGTCCCCGGAGCCCGACGGGCCCCTCAGCGTCAACGTCTTCACGTCGGCCGAGGAGCTGGAGCGGGCGCAGCGGCTGGAGGAGCGGGAGCGCATCCTGCGGGAGATCTGGCGCACCGGGCAGCCCGACCTGTTGGGCGCCGGCACCCTGGGGCCCAGCCCCTCGGCCGCGGGCACCATGGGCCGCATGCACTATTATTGA